In Actinoplanes sp. NBC_00393, a single genomic region encodes these proteins:
- a CDS encoding AfsR/SARP family transcriptional regulator, translated as MEFRLLGPVEACTTAGPVDIGQPRQRAVLAALLVDAGRPVPMDELIDRVWGDRPPAKARHAVQAYVSALRRALSDGPAELQRAGGGYRIDVPAGLVDLRRFEDLAAKAEPEPLAEALDLWRGSPVADLPGPWAQRLRRHWHGRRIEVALAWARAAHAAGTAGLTVETLNTLCEEYPLVEPLAAALIRALHDCGRTSEALDRYAKTRHLLAEELGTDPGRELRDAYQEALTADTGPSRASEAADVEFRLLGPVEVRTGADTVPLGGTKIRTLLAALLLPAGRVVSTDRLIDVIWDDDPPPTARALVQTYVSALRRALPPGVIETRPPGYLARIDPDSLDRNRFDALVARGRAAARDGRHAEASEALRAAAALWHGPALSGVRSDALTAEAARLDEQRIAITEERIAADLALGRADQLCAELSVLVGQHPTRESLRAQLMTALHRSGRTADALTVYRQGRQVLVEELGIEPGPELTRLHESILRGESGAAPKPVPAQLPPDAADFTGRETETAQLVQLLEKSSAGVIAGPGGVGKSALAVHVAHRVASAYPDGVLHVDLRGMSASPASPAEVLGRFLRAFDVDPSAIESSLDERMNQYRSLLAERRVLVVLDDAANEQQVRPLLPGSPRCGVLITSRNRLPGLASARLLELDMLSQQEATILLARVVGDDRVTSSPDAAAEIVSSCGRLPLAVRIAGARLATRRHWSAQLLARRLGDERRRLDELWAGDQQVRATIEMSLPGLDPRARTVLRRLGQLGPSDFPCWVVAALLDTSVEDAETVIEQLVDAHLVDYTYVDHAGQIRYRLHDLVRIYAREQAELLESPADQVAVTTRVADGWLARLDRLRGHIADRVTSGCIPLWLPSREDQADGETSTNPRGWLDVEQTSLVLAVERAAALDLDDTAVRLASLVCASSYPLNNVIELWQRAHDAALGAARRAGNRLGEAVLIAALGQFRYEQDRYPEARRHLSEALALFRDLGHQRGAAAMLTALGLACREQGYLPEARHFLEQAMTVLTVLDDDSAIGHCARIAGSVYLEQGAIDEANTSLERALRAYRRAGSVRGTALTLRTIGLVHRAAGRLDDAEQVLSRATEMFRQLGDVKLEGFSLRALAKTHVRLGRLDQALAVLEPLLISDRAGRDRWAEAMTLRTLGELHLSAGRLDESDACLRGALDLFRSLEMPLFAARTQRDIAELREARGQSAAAEAVRREALATFRSYGAREVSELSYRTATETL; from the coding sequence GTGGAGTTCCGACTGCTCGGACCGGTGGAGGCGTGCACCACGGCAGGGCCGGTGGACATCGGGCAGCCGCGGCAGAGGGCTGTGCTCGCGGCCCTCCTGGTGGACGCCGGGCGGCCGGTGCCGATGGACGAGCTGATCGACCGGGTGTGGGGCGACCGGCCGCCGGCGAAGGCGCGGCACGCAGTCCAGGCGTACGTCTCCGCGTTGCGCCGGGCGCTCAGCGACGGACCGGCGGAACTGCAGCGGGCCGGCGGCGGCTACCGGATCGACGTGCCGGCCGGCCTGGTGGACCTGCGGCGCTTCGAGGACCTGGCTGCGAAAGCCGAGCCGGAGCCGCTGGCCGAGGCCCTCGACCTGTGGCGCGGCAGCCCGGTGGCGGATCTGCCCGGGCCGTGGGCGCAGCGGCTGCGCCGGCACTGGCACGGCCGCCGGATCGAGGTGGCGCTGGCCTGGGCGCGGGCCGCCCACGCCGCCGGGACCGCGGGGCTCACGGTCGAGACGCTGAACACCCTGTGCGAGGAGTACCCGCTGGTCGAGCCGCTCGCCGCGGCCCTGATCCGGGCGCTGCACGACTGCGGGCGCACCAGCGAGGCCCTGGACCGGTACGCCAAGACCCGCCACCTGCTCGCCGAGGAACTCGGCACCGATCCGGGCCGTGAGCTGCGCGACGCCTACCAGGAGGCGCTGACCGCGGACACCGGGCCGTCCCGGGCGAGCGAGGCGGCGGACGTGGAGTTCCGGCTGCTCGGGCCGGTCGAGGTGCGTACCGGCGCGGACACCGTCCCGCTCGGCGGAACCAAGATCCGGACGCTGCTGGCCGCCCTGCTGCTCCCGGCCGGCCGGGTGGTGTCGACCGACCGGCTGATCGACGTGATCTGGGACGACGATCCGCCGCCGACGGCCCGGGCCCTCGTGCAGACGTACGTCTCCGCTCTCCGCCGCGCCCTGCCACCCGGAGTGATCGAGACCCGGCCGCCGGGCTACCTGGCCCGCATCGACCCGGACAGCCTGGACCGCAACCGGTTCGACGCGCTCGTGGCCCGCGGCCGCGCCGCCGCCCGCGACGGACGCCACGCCGAGGCATCGGAAGCGCTGCGTGCCGCGGCCGCGCTCTGGCACGGTCCAGCCCTGAGCGGGGTACGCAGCGACGCGCTCACCGCCGAAGCAGCCCGCCTGGACGAGCAACGGATCGCGATCACCGAGGAACGCATCGCCGCCGACCTCGCCCTGGGCCGCGCCGACCAGCTCTGCGCCGAACTGTCCGTGCTGGTCGGGCAGCACCCCACCCGCGAGTCGCTACGGGCGCAGCTGATGACCGCGCTGCACCGGTCCGGCCGCACCGCGGACGCGCTGACCGTCTACCGGCAGGGCCGGCAGGTCCTCGTCGAGGAGCTCGGCATCGAACCCGGCCCGGAACTGACCCGCCTGCACGAGTCGATCCTGCGCGGCGAATCCGGGGCGGCGCCGAAACCGGTCCCCGCGCAGCTGCCACCGGACGCGGCCGACTTCACCGGCCGCGAGACGGAGACGGCGCAGCTCGTCCAGCTGCTGGAGAAGTCGTCGGCCGGCGTGATCGCGGGACCCGGCGGGGTCGGCAAGTCGGCGCTCGCGGTCCATGTCGCGCATCGCGTCGCCTCGGCGTACCCCGATGGTGTCCTGCATGTCGATCTTCGCGGCATGTCCGCCTCGCCGGCCTCGCCGGCCGAGGTGCTGGGACGCTTCCTGCGCGCCTTCGACGTCGACCCGAGCGCCATTGAGAGCAGCCTGGACGAGCGGATGAACCAGTACCGCAGCCTGCTCGCCGAACGCCGGGTGCTGGTCGTGCTCGACGACGCCGCCAACGAGCAGCAGGTCCGGCCGCTGCTGCCGGGCAGCCCGCGCTGCGGCGTGCTGATCACCTCCCGCAACCGGCTCCCCGGCCTGGCCAGCGCCCGGCTGCTGGAACTCGACATGCTCAGCCAGCAGGAGGCGACCATCCTGCTGGCCCGCGTGGTCGGCGACGACCGGGTGACCTCGTCCCCGGACGCGGCTGCCGAGATCGTCTCGTCGTGCGGGCGGCTGCCGCTGGCGGTACGCATCGCCGGCGCCCGCCTCGCCACCCGCCGGCACTGGTCCGCGCAGCTGCTGGCCCGCCGCCTCGGCGACGAACGCCGCCGCCTCGACGAACTGTGGGCCGGCGACCAGCAGGTCCGCGCCACCATCGAGATGAGCCTGCCCGGCCTCGACCCGCGCGCCCGGACCGTGCTGCGCCGCCTCGGCCAGCTCGGCCCCTCCGACTTCCCCTGCTGGGTCGTCGCCGCCCTGCTCGACACCAGCGTCGAGGACGCCGAGACCGTCATCGAGCAGCTCGTCGACGCGCACCTGGTCGACTACACCTACGTCGACCACGCCGGGCAGATCCGCTACCGGCTGCACGACCTGGTCCGCATCTACGCCCGTGAACAGGCCGAACTCCTCGAATCACCGGCCGACCAGGTGGCCGTGACCACCCGCGTCGCGGACGGCTGGCTGGCCCGCCTCGACCGGCTGCGTGGGCACATCGCCGACCGGGTCACCTCCGGCTGCATCCCGCTGTGGCTGCCGTCGCGCGAGGACCAGGCCGACGGGGAGACCAGCACCAACCCGCGCGGCTGGCTCGACGTCGAACAGACCTCCCTGGTCCTGGCCGTCGAACGGGCCGCCGCCCTCGACCTCGACGACACGGCGGTCCGGCTGGCGTCGCTGGTGTGCGCGTCGTCGTACCCCCTGAACAACGTCATCGAGCTGTGGCAGCGCGCCCATGACGCGGCCCTGGGCGCCGCCCGCCGGGCGGGCAACCGCCTCGGCGAGGCGGTGCTGATCGCCGCGCTCGGCCAGTTCCGGTACGAGCAGGACCGCTACCCGGAAGCCCGCCGCCACCTGTCCGAGGCCCTCGCCCTCTTCCGCGACCTCGGCCACCAGCGCGGCGCCGCCGCCATGCTGACCGCGCTCGGCCTGGCCTGCCGCGAACAGGGCTACCTGCCGGAGGCCCGGCACTTCCTGGAACAGGCGATGACCGTCCTCACCGTCCTCGACGACGACAGCGCGATCGGCCACTGCGCCCGCATCGCCGGATCGGTCTACCTCGAACAGGGCGCCATCGACGAGGCCAACACGTCCCTGGAACGGGCGCTTCGGGCCTACCGGCGCGCCGGCAGCGTCCGCGGCACCGCCCTCACCCTGCGCACCATCGGCCTGGTGCATCGCGCGGCCGGCCGCCTCGACGACGCCGAACAGGTCCTCAGCCGGGCCACCGAGATGTTCCGGCAGCTCGGCGACGTCAAACTCGAAGGCTTCAGCCTGCGCGCGCTGGCCAAGACACACGTCCGGCTGGGCCGGCTCGACCAGGCGCTCGCCGTGCTCGAACCGCTGCTGATCAGCGACCGCGCCGGCCGCGACCGGTGGGCCGAGGCGATGACCCTGCGCACCCTCGGCGAACTGCACCTCAGCGCCGGGCGCCTCGACGAGTCCGACGCCTGCCTGCGCGGCGCCCTGGACCTCTTCCGCTCACTGGAGATGCCGCTGTTCGCGGCGCGCACCCAGCGCGACATCGCGGAACTCCGGGAAGCGCGCGGCCAGAGCGCGGCGGCCGAGGCAGTGCGGCGCGAGGCTCTGGCGACCTTCCGATCGTACGGAGCACGCGAGGTCAGCGAACTGTCCTACAGAACGGCTACAGAAACTCTATAG